In a genomic window of Pseudomonas putida:
- a CDS encoding translation initiation factor 2: MKPIFPAAWLLICLSVSIQPITVLAASVQDKPATSTASKKTAPAKAAPAKKAAPAKKPAAVVKKRPPVASKSKPASEVVKTQLPPAKLDLSLPRDMVDELEPVGTVPLPKRDPVLPQMFGDKTGSSGFQLNGRLISNEMQLQLRNEERREVEGAALEFEFKR; the protein is encoded by the coding sequence ATGAAACCGATTTTCCCTGCCGCCTGGTTATTGATCTGCCTGTCAGTCAGCATCCAACCTATCACCGTTTTGGCCGCGTCCGTTCAGGACAAGCCGGCCACCAGCACGGCCTCGAAAAAAACCGCACCCGCCAAAGCCGCACCCGCCAAAAAAGCAGCCCCGGCCAAAAAACCGGCTGCTGTCGTCAAAAAACGACCACCGGTGGCCTCCAAGTCGAAGCCGGCCAGCGAGGTGGTCAAGACCCAGCTTCCTCCCGCCAAACTCGACTTGAGTCTTCCCCGGGACATGGTCGACGAACTGGAACCTGTTGGCACCGTACCCTTGCCCAAACGCGATCCGGTGTTGCCGCAAATGTTCGGCGACAAGACCGGCAGCAGTGGGTTTCAGCTCAATGGACGCCTGATCAGCAACGAAATGCAGCTGCAACTGCGCAATGAAGAGCGTCGTGAAGTCGAAGGCGCGGCACTGGAGTTCGAATTCAAGCGGTAA
- a CDS encoding YkgJ family cysteine cluster protein, whose protein sequence is MKCREGCGACCIAPSISSAIPGMPLGKPAGERCVQLSAENLCNIFGQPERPAVCSGFKADAEVCGNSSEEAIRLIGWWEQMTAA, encoded by the coding sequence ATGAAATGCCGTGAAGGCTGTGGCGCCTGTTGCATAGCCCCATCCATCAGTTCAGCCATCCCCGGCATGCCCTTGGGCAAGCCAGCCGGGGAGCGTTGTGTGCAATTGTCTGCCGAAAATCTGTGCAATATTTTCGGCCAGCCCGAGCGCCCGGCGGTTTGCTCGGGGTTCAAGGCGGACGCAGAGGTGTGCGGCAACAGCAGTGAAGAAGCCATCCGGTTGATTGGCTGGTGGGAGCAAATGACGGCGGCGTGA